From one Chanodichthys erythropterus isolate Z2021 chromosome 3, ASM2448905v1, whole genome shotgun sequence genomic stretch:
- the atp5pd gene encoding ATP synthase subunit d, mitochondrial, producing MAGRRAAVKAIDWLAFAERVPPNQRAMFNSLKTRSDAITAKLASLPEKPAPIDWSYYRTVVAKAGMVDEFEKKFAALTVPEPVDTQTAKIDAQEQESNKTAAAYLEASKARIAEYEKGLEKFRNMIPFDQMTIEDLNNTFPETKLDKAKYPYWPHKPIADL from the exons ATGGCAGGCCGACGTGCAGCTGTAAAGGCCATTGATTGGCTGGCTTTTGCGGAGAGGGTCCCACCGAACCAGAGAGCCATGTTTAACAGCTTGAAGACCCGCAGTGACGCCATCACAGCAAA ACTCGCATCCTTGCCAGAGAAACCGGCTCCTATTGACTGGAGTTACTACAGAACTGTTGTGGCCAAAGCAGGCATGGTGGATGAGTTTGAGAAGAAG TTCGCTGCACTGACGGTTCCTGAGCCAGTGGACACTCAGACTGCAAAGATTGATGCCCAGGAGCAGGAGTCT AACAAAACTGCAGCTGCTTACTTGGAAGCATCTAAAGCTCGTATCGCCGAGTATGAGAAGGGG CTTGAGAAGTTCAGGAATATGATTCCTTTCGACCAGATGACCATAGAGGATCTCAACAACACCTTCCCAGAGACCAAACTGGACAAGGCAAAATATCCATACTGGCCACACAAGCCTATTGCCGACCTGTAA
- the slc16a5b gene encoding monocarboxylate transporter 6 produces MTEGAEVHPTQPNRADAATAAVTRSRTSSLQVVETDSGPSETASCESEEPDQQEEESSTFPEIQHHSTAGPEVSNGGQVAPDGGWGWVVVAATILVLAMTLAFPSCIGIFYTDLQNDFQASNTETSWVPAIMMAVLHAGGPICSVLVERCGCRATIIIGGILSGLGMAASSFAQTMVELYITAGIITGMGFSLSFQPSITMMGHYFVRRRAFANALSSTGTALGLSTLPLLANYLLSSFGWRGSFLVLGGVLLNCCVCGAVMRPLGAKPKTEARTGPTGNHHLKTNCLSVHQEREGLKGRLRATLSTVMPFLRRHMAFDLLCSNPYFCAYALGVSWMMLGFVVPLVYLVPYATAYGMEQDRAALLMAILGLINIIVRPVTALVFGLPRFRGSHNFAYLFATAVLINGLSNCICGMSPSFPVLLAYVTAFGISMSLVGSLLFTVLMDTVEMSRFPSALGLISIMESIMLLLGPPLAGILVDSTKQYAYVFFACSITGSTAGLFIMLSFYWLDRQKDREVKISSIYKGTNLLKPSIKMTIDCDYSPVPLNGKNDRDIETDV; encoded by the exons ATGACGGAGGGTGCAGAGGTTCATCCGACCCAGCCAAACAGGGCTGATGCTGCCACAGCCGCTGTAACGCGGAGCAGAACGTCCTCTCTGCAGGTCGTAGAAACAGATTCTGGGCCGTCAGAGACGGCTAGCTGTGAGTCAGAGGAGCCGGACCAACAGGAAGAGGAATCCTCCACTTTTCCAGAGATTCAGCATCATTCCACTGCAGGACCAGAGGTCAGCAATGGTGGCCAGGTGGCACCTGATGGTGGCTGGGGCTGGGTGGTCGTTGCTGCTACCATTCTGGTCTTAGCGATGACTCTGGCTTTCCCTTCTTGCATTGGGATATTTTACACAGACTTGCAGAATGACTTCCAAGCCAGCAACACTGAGACCTCATGGGTGCCAGCTATCATGATGGCAGTGCTGCATGCAGGCG GCCCCATATGTAGTGTTCTCGTGGAACGCTGTGGTTGCCGTGCAACAATAATCATTGGAGGGATCCTGAGCGGACTGGGAATGGCAGCCAGCTCATTTGCACAGACAATGGTAGAGCTGTATATCACTGCTGGCATTATCACAG GAATGGGATTCTCTTTGTCTTTCCAGCCATCAATCACCATGATGGGCCACTACTTTGTGCGTCGCAGGGCGTTCGCCAACGCCCTGTCTTCCACTGGCACTGCACTCGGGCTGAGCACCCTACCATTGCTGGCCAACTATCTACTCAGCAGCTTTGGTTGGCGCGGCAGCTTTCTGGTGCTGGGAGGGGTTCTGCTGAACTGCTGTGTTTGTGGGGCTGTAATGCGCCCCCTTGGGGCCAAACCAAAGACAGAAGCCAGAACCGGACCTACGGGCAATCACCACCTCAAAACCAATTGCCTTTCTGTTCATCAGGAAAGAGAGGGTCTGAAGGGCCGTCTCCGGGCCACTCTCTCCACCGTCATGCCTTTCCTCCGCAGGCACATGGCTTTTGACCTGCTGTGCAGTAACCCGTACTTCTGTGCCTATGCACTTGGGGTGTCCTGGATGATGCTGGGCTTCGTGGTGCCCCTGGTTTATCTGGTTCCCTATGCCACCGCATACGGTATGGAGCAAGACCGAGCCGCTCTACTGATGGCCATCCTCGGATTGATCAACATCATCGTTCGGCCCGTGACAGCGCTGGTTTTTGGGCTGCCTCGTTTCAGAGGAAGCCATAACTTCGCCTACCTGTTTGCCACAGCGGTGCTGATCAACGGGTTGAGCAACTGCATTTGTGGGATGTCGCCAAGTTTCCCAGTACTGTTGGCGTATGTTACAGCGTTTGGGATTTCTATGAGCCTCGTTGGCTCCTTGTTGTTCACCGTACTGATGGACACGGTCGAGATGAGCCGCTTCCCATCCGCCCTGGGCCTCATCAGCATTATGGAGAGCATCATGCTACTTCTTGGCCCACCATTAGCAG GAATCCTGGTTGACAGCACTAAGCAATACGCCTATGTGTTCTTCGCCTGCAGCATAACCGGGTCCACAGCTGGTCTCTTCATCATGTTGTCCTTCTACTGGCTGGACAGACAGAAGGACAGAGAAGTTAAGATCTCCTCCATTTATAAAGGCACTAATTTACTGAAGCCAAGCATTAAGATGACCATAGACTGTGATTATAGTCCAGTGCCTTTAAATGGTAAGAATGACAGAGACATAGAGACTGATGTGTGA
- the ndel1b gene encoding nuclear distribution protein nudE-like 1-B, producing the protein MDTEMMPKFSSKDEEIDYWKCLSLKYKKSYHDAQEELQEFQEGSRELEAELEAQLGQAEHRIRDLQSENQRLKSEVDTLKEKLEQQYAQSYKQISMLEDDLVQTRGIKEQLHKYVRELEQANDDLERAKRATITSLEDFEQRLNQAIERNAFLESELDEKESLLVSVQRLKDEARDLRQELAVRERTSDVARMSAPSSPTLDIDKTDTAVQASLSLPATPVGKNMDHPFIVSKALTNGCGNSPLTPSARISALNIVGDLLRKVGALESKLAACRNFAKDQAARKSYTTGNGNLINSNATKFSHSLHTTYFDKTTMNGLDPGSLTAMASPRTVSPPGMLPLSV; encoded by the exons ATGGACACAGAGATGATGCCGAAATTCTCCTCGAAAGATGAGGAAATCGATTACTGGAAGTGCTTGTCGCTCAAATACAAGAAGAG TTATCATGACGCTCAGGAGGAGCTGCAGGAGTTCCAGGAAGGCAGTCGGGAGCTGGAGGCCGAGCTGGAAGCGCAACTGGGTCAGGCTGAACACCGCATCCGAGACCTGCAGTCAGAGAACCAGCGGCTGAAGAGCGAGGTGGACACGCTCAAG GAGAAACTGGAGCAGCAGTACGCACAGAGCTATAAGCAGATCTCCATGCTGGAGGACGACCTGGTCCAGACGCGGGGCATCAAGGAGCAGCTGCATAAATATGTCAGGGAGCTGGAGCAGGCCAACGACGACCTGGAGAGAGCCAAGAG GGCCACCATCACATCTCTGGAGGACTTTGAACAGAGGCTAAACCAGGCGATAGAGCGAAACGCCTTCCTGGAGAGCGAACTGGATGAGAAGGAGTCTCTGCTGGTCTCAGTGCAGAGGCTGAAGGATGAAGCTAGAG ACTTGCGGCAAGAGTTGGCTGTACGAGAGAGGACTTCAGATGTTGCCAGGATGTCGGCCCCCAGCTCTCCCACCCTAGACATCGATAAGACAGACACTGCTGTACAGGCCTCCCTGTCCCTCCCGGCCACACCTGTAGGGAAAAACATGGACCATCCTTTCATTGTTTCCAAAG CACTGACCAACGGCTGTGGAAACTCCCCCCTAACACCGTCTGCACGCATCTCAGCCCTTAACATCGTTGGTGACCTTCTGCGGAAAGTCGGG GCCCTTGAGTCTAAACTAGCTGCCTGTAGGAACTTTGCCAAGGACCAGGCAGCAAGGAAAAGTTACACCACAGGAAACGGAAACCTCATCAACAGCAATGCAACCAAGTTCTCTCATTCACTCCACACTACGTATTTTGATAAGAC GACTATGAATGGACTGGACCCCGGTTCCCTGACCGCCATGGCTTCCCCACGAACCGTGTCTCCTCCCGGCATGCTCCCTCTCAGCGTGTGA